Proteins found in one Drosophila innubila isolate TH190305 chromosome X, UK_Dinn_1.0, whole genome shotgun sequence genomic segment:
- the LOC117793276 gene encoding pyridoxal-dependent decarboxylase domain-containing protein 1, producing the protein MSAAGVDDELSSAGVPQSPSTTTTITTDATTTNTNTAAAAATIATTTAPATATTTTPAVAEIAASSIRSGLAELELRSSQVLQRLENVKAVPGSPSKVNTDAGDSSNDGNDSQQQLSGVDRDRERTAAADVVLSTQLRQEHRVPSDILKSLEQLVAYSDSDDDPEFPLPALDDVSHLALISHSIVAYLSHLDRQHLLRVTNSISGDATRWLGTLFHFPNAASSFHADNADAVLRTVRLAIVARCPGYLEGGIPALAQPCFYISENTTPVRLQYACRQLGISLDAIKVIPEDNKYGTMDLTQLQKQVQLDLAASRTPLLVVADIGASLCGYVDNLQRLRDVCKAHNMWLHASGHGLAALVCAQNPGNVHDVLHSMALNLGSWLGVPSLPIVLLHRPLQNSALSAFESDPILSRRLNALSLWTSLQALGKKSIAERLHVAFQTCSILFEIASKCEGIRVLSHTPGAQTGAALSDIINSAFDVNALFDAAAPVVVYQFDGSTTVPISSGAGEPAAETGLKPLEKVNNASYFDRLNSWLGQILQRDCPNFDFEVIEHPTHGSCIRYCPLELGLGEQPPSSENLENFAQSLEAHVDILRATIKHKARFIHLVDRSEVLRLVPLPEWAGMGGVRFVPEGWESLLTDQAKTELNKLNIDLVEALKSTDNAFSLGEGTDGLICVRFGMVTHETEVEELLDLVVTVGKSVQENSRVLDTMSEIVKKGIEAATADLQRESEEKLWQEGILRHVPVVGRVFNWWSPPAKESGIKGRSLNLTQGVVESTENIYKYHMQMSGETAHQLPANRSPPTPMIQTPVVSSASPPVFPTVEPVTGEAADASSSAAPSEALSAVATTASALAAATTTPNAAIGNHVDHARTVSQSSAGSSSVPELVAVNSAINNN; encoded by the exons ATGTCTGCGGCTGGAGTTGATGACGAGCTGAGCTCTGCCGGGGTCCCACAGTCgccgtcaacaacaacaacaattacaacggatgcaacaacaacaaatacaaatacagcagcagcagcagcaacgatagcaacaacaacagcaccagcaacagcaacaacaacgacaccaGCCGTGGCTGAAATTGCCGCATCCAGC ATACGCTCCGGTTTGGCGGAGTTGGAACTGCGCTCCTCGCAGGTGCTGCAACGCCTGGAGAATGTTAAGGCCGTGCCGGGATCGCCAAGCAAAGTGAACACTGATGccggcgacagcagcaacgatGGCAACGACAGTCAACAGCAGCTGTCGGGTGTGGATCGGGATCGGGAACGCACAGCGGCTGCGGATGTTGTGCTATCGACACAGCTGCGTCAGGAGCATCGTGTACCGTCGGATATATTAAAATCGCTGGAACAGCTGGTTGCCTATTCGGACAGTGATGATGATCCAGAGTTTCCACTGCCCGCACTTGATGATGTCTCCCATTTGGCACTCATCTCGCACAGCATTGTCGCCTACCTGTCGCATTTGGATCGCCAGCATCTGTTGCGTGTGACGAACAGCATCTCGGGTGATGCCACACGCTGGCTGGGCACACTCTTTCATTTCCCCAATGCCGCGAGCAGTTTCCATGCGGATAATGCCGATGCCGTCCTGCGAACCGTTCGCCTGGCCATTGTCGCCCGTTGTCCGGGCTATCTGGAGGGTGGCATTCCGGCTCTCGCTCAGCCTTGCTTCTACATCTCGGAGAACACGACGCCGGTGCGATTGCAGTATGCGTGCCGTCAGTTGGGCATCTCGCTGGATGCCATCAAGGTCATTCCGGAGGACAACAAGTATGGCACTATGGATCTAACGCAGCTCCAGAAGCAGGTGCAACTCGATCTGGCCGCCAGTCGCACTCCCCTGCTGGTTGTCGCCGACATTGGCGCCTCCCTTTGCGGCTACGTGGACAATCTGCAACGTTTGCGTGATGTGTGCAAGGCCCACAATATGTGGCTTCATGCCAGCGGTCATGGTTTGGCCGCCCTCGTCTGTGCCCAGAATCCAGGCAATGTCCATGACGTGCTCCACTCGATGGCCCTCAATTTGGGCAGCTGGCTGGGCGTGCCCAGTCTGCCCATTGTTCTCCTCCATCGACCGCTTCAAAACAGCGCACTGAGTGCCTTCGAATCGGATCCAATCCTCTCCAGGCGGCTGAACGCACTCTCGCTGTGGACCAGCCTACAGGCACTTGGCAAAAAATCAATTGCCGAGCGTCTCCATGTTGCATTCCAGACGTGCAGTATTCTCTTCGAGATCGCCTCCAAATGCGAGGGGATTCGCGTGCTG AGTCATACGCCGGGAGCTCAAACTGGCGCCGCCTTGTCGGACATTATTAACAGCGCCTTTGATGTGAACGCCTTGTTTGATGCAGCTGCTCCCGTGGTGGTTTATCAATTTGATGGCAGCACAACCGTTCCAATTAGTTCTGGAGCTGGAGAGCCCGCTGCCGAAACGGGCCTCAAGCCATTGGAGAAAGTTAACAATGCCTCGTACTTTGATCGCCTCAACTCTTGGCTCGGCCAGATCCTACAGCGGGATTGCCCCAAT TTTGACTTTGAGGTGATTGAGCATCCAACTCATGGCAGTTGCATTCGTTATTGTCCCTTGGAACTGGGACTGGGCGAGCAGCCGCCCAGTTCGGAGAATCTGGAGAATTTCGCACAGAGCTTGGAGGCACATGTAGATATACTACGTGCCACAATCAAGCACAAAGCGCGCTTTATACATCTGGTGGATCGCAGCGAGGTGCTAAGGCTGGTGCCACTCCCAGAATGGGCGGGCATGGGCGGTGTGCGATTTGTGCCCGAAGGCTGGGAGTCACTGCTAACGGATCAGGCCAAAACCGAGCTGAACAAACTCAACATTGACCTGGTGGAGGCTCTTAAGTCAACGGACAATGCCTTCTCGCTGGGCGAGGGCACCGATGGTTTAATCTGTGTGCGATTTGGAATGGTTACCCACGAGACGGAGGTGGAGGAGCTGCTCGATTTGGTTGTCACCGTTGGCAAAAGCGTGCAGGAGAACTCACGAGTTCTAGACACCATGTCTGAGATTGTGAAAAAG GGTATTGAGGCGGCCACGGCGGACTTGCAGCGCGAGTCGGAGGAGAAGCTGTGGCAGGAGGGTATATTGCGGCATGTGCCTGTTGTTGGACGCGTATTCAACTGGTGGTCACCGCCCGCCAAGGAGTCGGGCATCAAGGGACGCAGCCTCAATTTAACCCAAGGCGTTGTCGAGAGTACCGAGAACATTTACAA GTATCATATGCAAATGTCGGGAGAAACAGCTCATCAGTTGCCCGCAAATCGTTCGCCTCCGACGCCCATGATACAGACACCTGTGGTATCGAGCGCATCTCCTCCTGTATTTCCCACAGTGGAGCCTGTGACTGGCGAAGCAGCTGatgcatcatcatcagcagctcCGTCTGAAGCATTATCAGCGGTGGCAACAACTGCATCCGCATtggcggcagcaacaacgacaccAAACGCTGCAATTGGCAACCATGTGGATCATGCGCGCACCGTTAGCCAGAGCAGCGCTGGATCCTCCTCGGTGCCGGAGCTGGTGGCGGTCAATAGTGCAATAAACAATAACTAA